From a region of the Aeoliella mucimassa genome:
- a CDS encoding eL24 family ribosomal protein yields the protein MVLRFTLSFVLLTLFGASAANAQQPSESPSPATHEMAPATDASHAGHEMAEEPKQALPGPHGGVVSQAGDFQFETLLESGGIHLFAYNAQGQPLDVQQVRGAATLQLKGDAKRYRYDLYPEVEQDKSAKSLSVSVDLSRVAGREGELTFQLAGLASSNRRPVSFSTPFVGPLSEAQKTAAAIAAQGICPVSGQQLGSMGEPIAVTEGEQTIYVCCAGCVNKVKADFATYLKKIEQKIVAAPATEADAEAIKLQKTCPVTEAPLGSMGSPIKVTGLDRDVYLCCQGCLKALEKSPEKYLAKLPPLPTPKPVVVLATKDDAAFVAAQKLCPVMDEPLDAMGGPYKTVVEGKVVYLCCPGCAKMLNAEPEKYLAKLKEQGITPPAAK from the coding sequence ATGGTTTTGCGATTTACGCTTAGCTTTGTGCTACTCACACTGTTCGGAGCTTCGGCTGCGAATGCCCAACAACCGAGCGAGTCGCCTTCGCCGGCTACTCACGAGATGGCTCCGGCAACCGACGCCAGCCACGCTGGGCATGAGATGGCTGAAGAGCCAAAGCAGGCCCTCCCCGGCCCTCACGGCGGTGTCGTGAGTCAGGCAGGCGACTTCCAGTTTGAGACACTGCTCGAATCGGGAGGTATCCATCTATTTGCCTACAATGCCCAGGGGCAACCGCTTGATGTTCAGCAAGTTCGCGGGGCGGCCACCCTGCAGTTGAAGGGCGACGCGAAGCGCTACCGCTACGACCTCTATCCCGAGGTGGAGCAGGACAAATCGGCCAAGTCGCTGAGTGTTTCGGTCGACTTGAGTCGTGTAGCAGGTCGCGAAGGTGAGCTGACGTTCCAACTGGCAGGCCTGGCGAGTTCGAATCGTCGCCCGGTGTCGTTCTCGACCCCGTTTGTGGGTCCGCTTTCCGAAGCACAGAAAACGGCAGCAGCCATCGCCGCCCAAGGTATCTGCCCTGTTAGTGGACAGCAACTCGGCTCGATGGGCGAACCGATCGCCGTGACCGAAGGCGAGCAGACCATCTACGTCTGTTGCGCGGGCTGTGTCAACAAGGTAAAAGCCGACTTTGCTACGTACCTGAAGAAGATCGAGCAAAAGATCGTCGCCGCGCCGGCAACCGAGGCCGACGCCGAAGCGATCAAACTGCAGAAGACCTGCCCGGTGACCGAGGCTCCTCTTGGATCGATGGGATCGCCGATCAAAGTGACCGGGCTTGATCGCGATGTCTATCTCTGCTGCCAAGGTTGCCTGAAAGCACTGGAGAAATCGCCCGAGAAGTACCTGGCAAAACTTCCTCCGCTGCCTACTCCGAAGCCGGTAGTGGTCCTGGCAACGAAGGACGACGCGGCCTTTGTCGCAGCACAGAAGCTCTGTCCGGTAATGGATGAACCGCTCGACGCGATGGGCGGTCCCTACAAGACCGTTGTCGAAGGCAAGGTTGTTTATCTTTGCTGCCCTGGTTGCGCAAAGATGCTCAACGCTGAGCCCGAGAAGTACCTAGCCAAGCTGAAGGAGCAGGGTATCACCCCGCCTGCGGCCAAGTAG